In Hemicordylus capensis ecotype Gifberg chromosome 3, rHemCap1.1.pri, whole genome shotgun sequence, one DNA window encodes the following:
- the LOC128351186 gene encoding claudin-8-like: MAAAALQIAGLLLGGIGTVGTFAITGMPQWRVTAFIESNIVVFETIWEGLWMNCMRQASIRMQCKIYDSLLALPPDLQAARGLMCAASALAFLAFTVAVLGMKCTQCTGNDDRIKGYILLAGGIVFILTGIVVLIPVCWVAHTIIREFYNPMVSVAQKRELGEALYIGWVSAFCLVAGGAILCCFCRCNEKTRSYRNSVPSHPTTYRSHHIQRAAESSYSKNQYV, from the coding sequence atggctgctgctgctcttcagaTTGCTGGGCTGCTCCTCGGAGGCATCGGCACAGTTGGGACTTTTGCCATTACTGGCATGCCCCAGTGGCGAGTGACCGCTTTCATCGAAAGCAACATTGTGGTTTTTGAAACCATCTGGGAAGGCCTCTGGATGAACTGCATGCGGCAGGCTTCCATCAGGATGCAATGCAAAATCTACGACTCCCTCTTGGCACTGCCTCCTGACCTTCAGGCTGCAAGAGGCTTGATGTGTGCAGCATCAGCGCTGGCATTTCTGGCTTTTACAGTAGCTGTTCTTGGCATGAAATGCACCCAGTGTACAGGAAATGATGACCGAATCAAGGGCTATATTTTGCTGGCAGGTGGCATCGTTTTCATTTTGACTGGCATCGTTGTGTTAATCCCAGTGTGCTGGGTTGCCCATACTATCATTCGAGAGTTCTACAATCCGATGGTCTCAGTGGCTCAGAAGCGAGAGCTCGGGGAAGCTCTTTACATAGGCTGGGTATCTGCCTTCTGCCTAGTTGCTGGAGGGGCTATTCTTTGTTGCTTCTGCCGTTGCAATGAGAAAACCAGAAGTTATCGAAACTCAGTGCCTTCACATCCGACAACGTACCGTAGCCACCATATCCAAAGGGCAGCTGAAAGTTCATATTCGAAAAATCAGTATGTTTAG
- the LOC128351868 gene encoding claudin-8-like: MACCTLQMVALLLGSIGMVGTFTVTLMPQWKVSAFTGNNIIVFEKIWEGLWMVCVSHINKYQCKFYGSLLALPPALEASRGLMCTACGLSAVTFLIAIAGMKCITWPVSNEQMKSKILLAAGGIFLLTGVIVLIPVSLVANNIIRDFYNPVNPLARKHELGAALYLGWITSVFLISGGAMFCSFCHCAEKSGGYRYSSPASHRLNKPEDVRRKPLSVNTYV; the protein is encoded by the coding sequence ATGGCTTGCTGCACATTGCAAATGGTGGCCCTGCTGCTTGGAAGCATTGGCATGGTTGGAACTTTTACTGTCACTCTGATGCCTCAGTGGAAAGTATCTGCCTTCACTGGAAACAACATTATAGTCTTTGAGAAGATTTGGGAAGGCCTGTGGATGGTGTGCGTCAGCCATATCAACAAGTACCAGTGCAAATTCTATGGATCTCTGTTGGCCCTTCCACCTGCTTTAGAAGCATCCCGGGGACTCATGTGCACAGCTTGTGGGTTGTCAGCGGTTACCTTTCTGATTGCCATTGCAGGTATGAAGTGCATCACGTGGCCTGTTAGCAACGAGCAAATGAAGAGCAAGATTTTGTTGGCCGCTGGAGGGATTTTTCTCCTGACTGGGGTTATTGTGTTGATTCCTGTTTCCTTGGTTGCCAACAATATCATCAGAGACTTCTACAATCCAGTAAACCCACTTGCCCGGAAACATGAATTAGGAGCTGCCCTCTATTTAGGTTGGATCACCTCAGTATTTCTAATCAGTGGAGGAGCCATGTTTTGTAGCTTCTGCCACTGTGCAGAAAAATCTGGAGGATACCGATATTCATCACCAGCCAGTCACAGACTGAACAAACCTGAAGACGTCAGAAGGAAGCCTTTAAGTGTGAACACCTATGTCTGA